A window of Fusarium oxysporum Fo47 chromosome II, complete sequence genomic DNA:
TACTTTGGCATCCTTATTCTTATCACCGATGTCACCttcgacgaggaagaggaaacAAGCATTCCACAAAGTGATCACTTGCGTAATCCCAACATCGCTGACCTCATCAGCCGCCATCGAACACTCAACCTGGATCAAGCTCGTCGACATCGACAAAGCGACAATCAGACAATCAGAATGCAGCCTCATATGCCAGCACAACTCTCCCTGCAAAGCGCAAAGCATCCGATGGTCCGCTCTATTCATTGTCCACTTCccaaaaaagaaaggaacGAAAGTCTACGACTACTTGATGTAAGTATGGAAATCCATAAAGCTCAAACCATCTTCCTGACAAGGACTAGTCAAACCATTGACGCACGAACAGATCAACAAAACATATGTGCtcggagaagaagcgaggtGGCTTCATTCAAATGAATAATGCGAAGGATTCTGCCTAATCGAACACGGGCTCTTGAGACGGCTAACATATTTGGTGTCGGATTCGAGATTTGGGCTGGATATGCTGGCAAGGTTCAAACATCGTTGCACCAAGGATGTATTACCCCAGTGAAGTTAGCAAGCTGAGATATCAATATACTACCGGTCGTCGAGCATTCACGCTGTCGTGACCTGCTCTAAAAGCCTAATGGAAACCATCGCATACCGCGCGGCACGTTCATCTCTGATCCACCACAGTCCTCGTAACAGTTCCCCTTTACACTTTGTATTTTAACTCCTGCTCAGTTCTAACCTCATACTTGGTCTAGGTTAAGCACTTAATAATTAAACCTCAGGCagattaaataaaaaatacttTAATCAACTTTGATTAGTATAGCaagtataaatatataattcttattctaatataatactttatagTAAATGATCCTTCTTATGATGATAGCAGTAAACCTTTTCATCTTACTCTCGCTTTATATAACGTGGTCAAAATGGAACAACGAATGCCACTTCCACGATAATATCCCGATGGTTGGCCATGCGGCAAAGCTGGGATCGACTACATCTACTACTTGGAACAGCTCTAATTGCTTCGTCGAATAGGCTCATGAAATGATGCCTTTGCTTTGGATGCGCATATAGTGAAAAAGGGCGTTCTCTGTTTCGATATGGAAGCAGCTGGCTTAATGAATGACTTTCCATTCCTGGTTATTCGAGGCATCTGCAACTActctaacttatataagaataaagaGTAGCAAGGATATGCAGTGATAATGGCGGCGGTGTATGCCAAAGATCTGCTTTATTGCATGCGCCAACTCAATTTAAAGCTGAGAAGAGGATCAGCGAAAACATCTCGGGATAGCCTAAGTAGTCTAAAAACCATCTCGATGGCAAATACATGAAGCTCTCGTTATATGTGGCTTCTTCCTTGCTTATTATTGTGGTTCGATTGCTAATACGATATCGCCCTAACAGAGTTACGAAACAAGGTCTCAGCTACATCTAGGAAAGCTAACACAAttgttcatcatcagcagacACAGGAGCACAATAATATCTTAGATTAGCTCACGCCAGTCAACTATAGTCCCCAGCAAAGTAACTATCTGGGAAGATAATAACACGGAACTGGTAAATGGCTTCTCGGTATAGTAGAGTGTTGCATATAGCATAATGCCTGTAGTTAAATCAATAGATGATTTCGCTGTTTCTCGGCGTTTGTGCTTGGGAGACAAGATTAGGTCGGTTCAGTGGAGCCCTGAATGGGATCAAAAACGCCGTCACTCGGCTGAACGAACTCCTGACATATGCGAACCTCGGCGCTAAATCGCTAATTCCATGTGTTTCTCACACTGGATGTAAAGGGCAAACGCGGCGGGcagatgatggcgatggcgcCCGGACGGCTAGTTGTTACCCACGCCACTGACTTCTTGTCGACCGACGTCTGGTATGCTCCAGAGAAGCTTTTGGGGTTTCACTGCCTCTTTTAAAATTTGTACAGTAACGATGTACCCATGATATATCTTGACTATTGTCGCTTGCTAATTCCAAGGGTTTTGTGGAGTGACAGAATGCCACGAAAATACTTAAGGTTATAAATATGATGCTTCAATGATAGCCGCCATCATTTACCACTTGAAAAGTCCCCATTACTCACATAAACCATCAAAACAGCAGTATATCTGTGATTCATAAGTCAGCTAACCTCGATTCGTTCTATTTGGTTGTTTGGACGAGAGGTCTCACGCTGCACTCCCAGCAAAGATCTCCGCCCTTTTCGCCTTTGTCATGAGTCCCAAGCTGATTGCGAAAAGAGCCGTGAAAGCGCATATCATGCCCAACACCGCTGCTCGAGAGCTAACGTACGACAGACTCGTGATCGGCCCTACCAGCAAGATGATGGCGAAAATAATGTTGATCGTAGCCACCGTAATCGCGACTGACCGCTCGTCGAACCGGCTGATACGACTTAGACCGTCTCTCGAGGTCTCCTCCTGATAGGTTAAGGTACAATGATCAATATCAGCCAGAATCAAATGGGGTTTACTCACCTTGCCTGGCCAGACAGCTCTCAGCGTTTTCGATAACAAATCCGTCTCCACAGGTGCCTTCACGGAAACAAGGTCGCTTTCTCTGTCCAAATAATCCTTTGCCTTTCCGCCCACTATTGGCGATGGTTTGAGGCCGTCGGTTTCCAGAGGTCCTCCCCAAAGCTCATTGCGGGCCACTTTGAGAGCTCTTTTGTCCGGAGGATGAAGTCTGGCCACTCTACTTTGAAGTTCCAGTGCCTCGTCTGTTGAACATGTGAGTAAGAGCCTAAAAGGAGGTCATGCGCGCTCTTACGATATTCCTTGATCTTTGACCTTAGCTGGTAAACTAGTTCCATCATTTCCTTTGCTTCATCTTTTCCCTCCTTAGCTTGCTTTACCATCTCCTCCCATCTGTACgcaacttcttcaagtttGGTGTTCCGACTCCTCAGAACATTCCGGTCCCATTTCTTCAATCGATCTTCTATTGATAACAGCTCGCACTGTAGGTAAAGAAGATTTCGAGCGCTGATATCGTCGAATCTTCGAAAGATGAGGAGCTCCTGGTCTCCATCCGAGGCCATCAACGACGAAAGAGCCGCGAAACCCAACGGCCCTTGTTGAATGTCCTGGCCGCCATGTTTCTCTACATCTGCGGTTTCAGATGCTGCGCCGTTGTTATTCGAGAAAATACCAAAGACTTCAGAAACCATGTCTGGAAAACTGTGACAAGAAGATGTAGAATACAAATATGAAGTTTGATGACCAGGCACCTGGCCTACGACAAAACGCGACATCAGACTGCCTTGTCTAATCGGGCTGACCAGCCACCAAGCCACAGTGACGTGTTCACTTGTGACCTGAAAATCGATGGCTCAGCCACTCATTAGGCTGACTACCATGTTTTGAATCCGCAACTCAAATAGCCACTATTCAACAACCTCGTCGATACAGTCGCCAGCCATGACTAAATCAATGTTTGAACGCACCAAGGACAAGTTTGCTCGTAagaactcatcatcttcccaaGCAGAGTGGAGGCTCTCACGGCGCGATGTGAGGGGAGTCAACGACGCGGGGATGTCTTGGAATACTAACAACCCATTCCTCGACCCATTATCTGCCACGCAGCCTAGCAACGAGACATGTGAGTTTGACCTCAAATCTCCTGGTGCGCTTCTCGGCTTACCAACAATCAACCTCCTAGCCCAAGATGCCCCTCCCGCATATACCGCCTCCGCTGGTCCCTCTACATCATCCAGCCTAGCTAGCATCACGTCCGCCGAAGACAAGTATGCCTTCCTGTCCACCTTTGACaccgtcttcctcatcgacgACTCCGGTGCTATGGCGGGCCGGTCCTGGCGAGAGGTTCGCGATGCTATCACTCCGATCTGCACGTCGCACGACCCGGATGGCGTCGACATCTACTTTCTCAACCACAAATCTGGTGCTCGTGGCTCCGCTACTCAAGCTCCCAACGGCTACGACAATATCCGCAACCCGGCCGGGGTCCAGAGCCTCTTCGAGTCGGTCAAGCCCAGCCGTGCTACTCCCGCAGGCAACCGCCTGCAGTCCATCCTCCACTCCAAGTTGAAAGATTACCGTGTCAAAGCAAAAGTTGGAGAATATGAAGTGGATGCGCTACCTGACACTGGCGCCAAGTACAACTTCATCTCACAACAATTCGTCGTGAAGGGTTGTCTCGTACCCGACAACACGACGCCTGAAGCCATTCAGCTACCCTGTGGGAAAACAGTCATTTCTCCAGGAACTGTCAAAGTTCCGTTCGTATTCCAAGGAGAAATCAAGAAATATGTGCTGGACTGCCGGATTCTCCCTGGTTGTACCAGCGACCTCGTTCTTTCCGGTTCGTTCTTGCGCGCTACGAAGACTCTCACCAAATTCAAGAACCGAATTCAAGGAGTACTACGCAATCTCAAGACTTGCCCCCGAGTCAGTCTTCTCGGCAATGAAGAACAGCGCCTCTGGGGGCGGCTGAACGGACACCATGTTCTTGCCCTTCCAGACACGGGGTCCGACGTCATGCTGGTGTCGGCTCAGTGGGCCAAGTCAAACTACCTTGAGGTTGACTACAGTCCAGAGCATCACCTCGAGCTTGAGCAAGGAGATGGCTCGAAGTTCTTCACTATGGGTTGCATCCACAACGCAACATGGACTTTCGGTGACTCCGACCAGCAAACCAGCTGCGACTTTTACGTTGTCAACGACCTTCCTGTAGACATTTTGTTCAGCAACGAGTTCATCTTCGAGTTTGACTTATTCTCCAAGTTCGAACACCTCATGGTCGATGACGAGTTTTCGCTTGGATTGCCAGGATTCTACAACGTCAGGTTGATTAGCAAGTACAGCCCTGAGCTAGCTAGGCTTGAGGAGGAGTCCAACAATGACTGTAAGCTGTCTGACTTTTCTTTTACGCCAAAAGTTCTGGGATAGACGCCTAACAAAGCCATGATAGTGAGGTCTCCTAGCGCAGTCAGAGTCGAGCGAGTACGCCGCGACCGAATCAGAGATACAATAGATGCACTGGACGATCCGGCGAAGCAAAGTGAGGCTCGGGTCAAAGAGAATCAACGCCAGAAGCAGTGGGACACGCGTCGCAAAGAACACGAACGGCAGCAGAAGTTGGCGGCAATCGACCCTGGGCAAGCTACTGCCCAGGGAGAAGGGGATGGCCAGCAATCGccgaagccaaagaagcaCTGGTGGGAAAGTAATTTCTTCGTGCGCGAATTGTAAGCATAATGCAGGCTGCCATTGATTGAACCTCAACAAAGAGTCTCCAAGTCGGCGGGCATGAGGCATCACGAAGAGGTGGGTTGGGAGATGTCTATAGAGCGAACACTTGCGTATCTTTTTTTCCTCCCTTTCTTACAGCCATGCCACAAGGGtacagcaaaaaaaaaaaaaaaaaaaaaaaaaaaaaacctcGGAGCCAAAATTAGTGCTCAGGTCCTTGTAGCTGAATTAGATATTATGTCCCGAACTTAGCATTTCTGTGCAACGGTTCTAAGGCACAAATAAGCAATGGTTGGAGACTCCACCTAGCGTCTGACCAAATATCTTACTGCTTCTTCCCGTTCACGTTCCCCGCTCGCCCATCGTCGTCTCCATTTTCCTCTGTCGACTGTTTTCCCATGGCCACTCGCAACGCGTACAAGGTCAATTTATCAGGCTGTACATCAACCTGGGAAGAGATCTTCCATCTCGCCGAGGCAGATATTTAACAAGCTTGCTTTGTTTCTGGCACTCCACCTTACTTGCGTCACTCCATATAAGCCGCCCATACGTCAAGACTTCATGTGCAACAACTTTGGTCATCATGCGGTGGGATGTATCATTGAGAAAATCTCAGGCATAAGCTATGGTGAATTTCTCGCCAACCGTATCCTCAAGCCTTTGAATATGACTTGGACATTTACAGAGCAACCTTCAAGGATGGATGGGAACATCTCAGTAGCTTATCTTGCCTACCACGATTTGAAGCTACGCGGGGTTCCCAGTCGTTATATCTCAAGCGATACCGTTGCGTTTTCCGCAGGCGGCATTCGAAGTTGTATGTGGGATCTCCTTGTGTTTTATGGTTCTCTTCTACGAGCAATTGCTACATCGACCAGGATTGAGGAGCTCAGCATTAATGTTAAAGAGCTTCGTGCTATCTTTGACGCTTCTATTCCTCTCAAGGCCTCCAAGGCTCTTCGCGAGCAGTCCTAAGGTTTGGGCTGGGGGAGCACTCAGCTCCCGAACCAAGTCAGTGAGATCACCAGCAACTCGGGAATATTAGACACATATCCTATAATTGGAGGCTTGGTCAACTGACCATTTTTACTTCATCACGCCGGCAATAATACTGGCTGCTCTTCCACAGTATACCTGGTACCAAAGTTGGATACTGGAATTATTGTCATCAGCAGTTCTTTCGGCCACTGCGATGCTATGGACTGGACTGCTCAGATCCTGACTTAAGCATTCCTTTCTGGCAGAATTGATAGGCCATTCGGCCAGTTCTTTACTGCTGCAGCTTTATAAGGGCGATCCGCCATGGAATGTGTACAAATAATGTTGGATAGCGAAAGACAGCCCAGCGAACCTCCTGGTGACTTCAAGAAGTATCAGGAATGTTTTTGGCATAAGCCTTATCAATTCTGCGTCAGTATCTTGTTTGAAAACCACGGCGATCTCATCATGTCACTCAGAACCGAGACGACGAGAAATATGGTGTTCGTTAGTATCAACAGCACGCCTTCGTATTCAACGAGAGCTTTGATCGCATCATCGAGCGGGGCCAGTGGTATAGACTATACTGGTTTTACAAAATCCAGTTCGTCCTAGAAAatgaagaagttgttgataTTTATTGAAGGATTGATGATACACAGGAAGACGGGCAGCTTTTCAGAAAGCCTACGTAGTTCCATTCCCCCTTCACCAATTGGCTTCGCCGGCAGCTATTTCCTTTCTTTTATCTATTTTAGTACACAACAAGAttgtcaagctcttcatcaacccatTTCTTAACCTCCCAAGGGCTCAGTAGCTCGGCTCCAATACGAATTGTTTTCTACTTCAGTTTATGAGCCTCAGATATCTCATGCCTTCCTTTGCATTGCCCCAGTACCAAAGTGTCCTCGCCAGTTCTGCCCTGGCCCCAGCCAACGGGATCTCTAGAATACTGTGGGCTTTCTCAAATGCATCGCTTACTTCCTGACACGACTGCCCCTTCAAGTAAAGTTGACCAAGCTTATGATAGGACATAGCTGTGAAATAATGGTCCCCAAGCAGGTCTTCTCTCCCTCGAAAACCTGGGTTTCCAGTGTATCCCTAGACATGCTGGCAAGTGGTAACCATTGCTGCACGGTGAAGTTGCGAAGTCTGAGGCACATTCAAAGCCATCGCGCGACCTCGACATACCCCCAGAATCTCATTGAAGCCATCGCACTCCACACGGTACGCTCATCATCTGATCCATCGCAGTCCGCGTAACAGTTCCCATTTAAACTTTGCTGTTTCCGAAGCCCCGAAATAACTGTCATGCAGATCAATGGGGCTGTAATTAACGCAAGCGGGGCCATCCCAGCTGCTAACGAAGTTCTCTGCATACGCCAATTTGTTTCAAACACGGCAGATGCTTAGATAGCGCCTAGATAAAACCTTACGCCCCCAAGCACAATACGTTAATCCGGCTAAGCCATGCACTGACCCAAAATGGTCAGATTCAGCGCTCAAAGAACGGTGAGAACACCGACGATCTTGAATTCATGACCAATTACCAAGGCGTCTCTGCTAACTGCCTCGTTAGCTTCTTCCTTCGTTATTCGTATTTTCTTGCTTATTACCAAATCGCACCGCTTGTTGACATTATCACAGGCGTCATTGTGTACCGTGCCACGCTCACTCTGGAAAGTCGCTAGGCCCCTTTCTTCAGGTGATACTTTAGTGCTCACGCCGTGTCATCCGGGCTGAAAGCTTGTTGGGTGACAATGCACCTCGGAGGGCCTGGATTGCCTGGCCCCCAATGCGACGTGCCGCATCATCCTGAAGTATATAGCAATTGAACTTTACCTTGAATCTCGTTCTTATGATTTGAGGCAAGGTTTGCAAAATGATGTTCAATCTTCTGGCTGTGTTGCCATTGTTGGCTTTGGCGGCGGCCAAATGCAAGGTGCACGATCAGACCTTTACGCCGGATTATGTGCTTGAAGCTACGCTAAAGGACATCAAAGTCAATTGCAAATCTCGTCAGTCGGTCGTTTTTAACGGGACTTTTCCGGGACCCACGCTTTAcctcaaagaagaacaaacaGCCTGGATCCGTGTCTACAATCGCGTGCCAGACCAGAACATCACTGTTGTAAGTCCGCTTATACCAATTGATGAAGCGTCAGCTGACAGAAACAGCACTGGCATGGAATAAGCCAACGAGCCGCACCATTTTCCGACGGTACACCTCTCGTCAGCCAATGGCCCGTTCCCGCGAATCACTTCTTCGATTATGAAGTACGACCTCAGCGCGGAGATGCGGGAACGTATTTCTATCATTCGCACGTTGGACTCCAGAGCTTGACAGCGCATGGAGTCCTGGTCGTCAAGGATGCCGATAAACCTCAATACAAGTACGACGGGGACCTCGCGCTCATCGTCGCTGATAACTACGCTGCGGCAGATGAGACAATTGAGGCGGGTCTTCTCGGAGATCCGTTCAAGTGGTCTGGTGAACCTCAAGCAATTACGATAAACGGCAATTCTGGAAATCAGAGTTTCGATACTGCTTCTGACATTAGCTGCACACCTCATGTCATTGAAGTTGATCCTGGCAAAACGTATCGAATGCGATTCATCGGCGCGACTGCTTTGTCGATGATCAAGCTTGGAATTGACGGGCACGACAAGCTGACTGTCATTGAGGCTGATGGTTCATACACCAAGCCAGCCAAGGTGGATCACGTCCAAGTTTCATCCGGTCAGCGCTTCAGCTACCTCTTAAAGACTAAGTCTGCGAAGGATGTTTGCCATGGAGAAGATTCGCAGTTTTGGGTCCGGTATGAGAGTCGTGATCGACCTCAACAGATCAGCGGTTACGCTATTCTTAGGTATAGATGTCCTAAGGGACCAAAGCTACCAAGGACTCTGCCACCCTCGTCACCTGTTGTCTTGCCAAACAAGACTTACGACTACCTTGAGTACAAGCTTGAAGGGCTTTCGGAGTATAACAACAAGGCATTCCCTCGTTTGAGCGAGGTTACCAGGACGGTGACTATTCAGATCAATCAGATCTTGACCACTGGACAATATGAGAATGGAACATTGAACGGCACAGTCGCCTGGGCGTAAGTTCCCCCTTGCGTTTCTCTCTATACATTACTAATCAACTTGTCCAGCCAAAATGGTCTCCCATGGAAGGAAAGTGTCCAAGCAGATCACAACCAAGTCCCATATCTCATCCAGGTCTACGAAACCGGCCAAACACCCAACTACACGCTCGCTTTAGAGCACGGCGGTTTTGATCCCAATACAAAAGCCTTCCCAGCTAAAGTCGGCGAAGTTTTGGATATTGTGTGGCAGAACAACAACGGTCCAACAGGAGGCTGGGACTTTCATCCGATGCATGTCCACGGCTACCATGTCTATGATCTAGGTGCAGGCAATGGCACTTACGACGCTCACGAAAACGAGAAGCACTTCAAGAACTTCACTCCTGTTCTTCGAGACTCGACTAATCTGTATCGATATGCCGTCAAGGGCGTACCTCATCATACAGCTGGTTGGAGAGCATGGAGAATCAAGATTACTGAGGAGAACATTGGAGCTTGGATGATGCACTGCCATATTCTTCAGCATCAGGTCATGGGTATGGCGACGGTTTGGATGTTTGGCGATGCACAGGAGATCAAGGGCAAGTTCCCCGCTCTTCCATACTCGCAGGGTTATCTCAATTATGGAGGTAGCGCGTATGGTACTGGTGCAAAGCCTCCGGTTGTCAATCACTATTATAGTAGTGATAACTAGGCAATATACTGGAAAACCGGATTGTGATTCTTGTCACTAGTTGACATGATAGAGCTAGACTCAACTTTTTAGAGTAGAAATGTGTAATAAGAGATTCATACGTGCCTTAAGTCTTATCGCTCTTAGCATGAAAAATTGGACTTGATCAAGAGCGTTCATTATTCCATCTTATCATAGTCTTGTGAGGAAAGCCTTTGAAGCCGGtagttgagaaggagaataaAACATACCATAGTAGCGTCACGATAAATGGACGAATAAACTGACCGGCTCGCATTCGCTTGCTAGCTCGAAAGAGGAAATCGAAGCGCAAGTCTAACCTGAAATGTGCTAGTACGCTTCAAGCTAAGCGTTGCTCCGCCTGAAAGGGCCTCTATCTTTTCGCACTCGCACGGCGATCTTTCAGCTATGAGTTTCACGATGATTTAGTTGCTCCGTCTCAGTTCATGTATGTAAAAATGTCAACCCGGACGCCGTCTTCGCGCAAGAAAATGCGAATAGTTGCACTATATTAATGCAAACATTTCCGCAAACTTGAAAATCATTTTCATCTAAACAGTAAATAAATTTTTCTCAAACTCTTACCTACAATATTTCAACATTCAACCTTTATCCTAAGCAAAGAAGCAAGATGTCGGCATTCAATACACAAAAGACCATGTTGATCTTTGGCGCCACCGGCAAGCAAGGCGGTGCTGTCATTGACAACATCCTCTCAAactcgccttcttcttcctttcatATCATTGCAGTCACACGCGACCCGACCAGCCGCAAAGCTCAGGCTCTTGCTGCCAATCCCAAGATATCTGTTGTTGAAGGTGATTTGGAAAATGTTGGTGCAATTTTCGACAAAGCTGGCCCAGTATGGGGCGTCTACAGCGTCCAGATCAATTCGGACGCAGAAGAACAGCAAGGCAAAGCTGTCATCAATGCCGCCGTACAGCATGGTGTCCAGCACTTTGTCTACTCTTCAGGAGACCGTGGTGGACCTGAGCGATCCCCCAATAATCCAACCTACGTCAAGAACTTTGCCGCGAAACACGCTATTGAGAGACATCTTGAACAGCAGGCGCGCGAAAGCGTGCAGCAGATGACATACACTATTCTTCGGCCGGTAACCTTCTTCGAAAACATCACGACTGATATCCACGGAAAGGGCTTCGCACGTATGTGGGAGCAGATGGGA
This region includes:
- a CDS encoding Cupredoxin produces the protein MMFNLLAVLPLLALAAAKCKVHDQTFTPDYVLEATLKDIKVNCKSRQSVVFNGTFPGPTLYLKEEQTAWIRVYNRVPDQNITVHWHGISQRAAPFSDGTPLVSQWPVPANHFFDYEVRPQRGDAGTYFYHSHVGLQSLTAHGVLVVKDADKPQYKYDGDLALIVADNYAAADETIEAGLLGDPFKWSGEPQAITINGNSGNQSFDTASDISCTPHVIEVDPGKTYRMRFIGATALSMIKLGIDGHDKLTVIEADGSYTKPAKVDHVQVSSGQRFSYLLKTKSAKDVCHGEDSQFWVRYESRDRPQQISGYAILRYRCPKGPKLPRTLPPSSPVVLPNKTYDYLEYKLEGLSEYNNKAFPRLSEVTRTVTIQINQILTTGQYENGTLNGTVAWAQNGLPWKESVQADHNQVPYLIQVYETGQTPNYTLALEHGGFDPNTKAFPAKVGEVLDIVWQNNNGPTGGWDFHPMHVHGYHVYDLGAGNGTYDAHENEKHFKNFTPVLRDSTNLYRYAVKGVPHHTAGWRAWRIKITEENIGAWMMHCHILQHQVMGMATVWMFGDAQEIKGKFPALPYSQGYLNYGGSAYGTGAKPPVVNHYYSSDN